A genome region from Brienomyrus brachyistius isolate T26 chromosome 23, BBRACH_0.4, whole genome shotgun sequence includes the following:
- the cks1b gene encoding cyclin-dependent kinases regulatory subunit 1 isoform X1, producing MKKDSAALQGIPLNEQIIKFQITLYHTCVFRCNHDISLTGECLFLTNRRVTLFSGLVMSQKQIYYSDKYDDEKFEYRHVMLPKDIAKRVPKTHLMSETEWRNLGVQQSQGWVHYMIHQPEPHILLFRRPRPPVASQ from the exons ATGAAGAAGGACTCGGCAGCACTCCAAGGTATACCTTTGAACGAACAAATTATTAAGTTTCAAATTACCCTTTACCATACTTGCGTATTTCGTTGCAACCATGACATTAGCTTGACTGGGGAGTGTCTCTTTTTGACAAACCGACGTGTAACTTTATTCAGTGGTTTAGTCATGTCACAGAAGCAGATTTACTACTCGGATAAATACGACGATGAAAAGTTCGAGTACAG GCACGTGATGCTGCCCAAGGATATAGCCAAGCGCGTTCCGAAGACGCACCTAATGTCGGAAACAGAGTGGAGGAACCTCGGTGTCCAGCAGAGTCAGGGCTGGGTGCACTACATGATTCACCAGCCTG AGCCCCACATCCTGCTATTCAGACGCCCTCGACCGCCTGTGGCCTCACAGTGA
- the cks1b gene encoding cyclin-dependent kinases regulatory subunit 1 isoform X2: MKKDSAALQVMSQKQIYYSDKYDDEKFEYRHVMLPKDIAKRVPKTHLMSETEWRNLGVQQSQGWVHYMIHQPEPHILLFRRPRPPVASQ; the protein is encoded by the exons ATGAAGAAGGACTCGGCAGCACTCCAAG TCATGTCACAGAAGCAGATTTACTACTCGGATAAATACGACGATGAAAAGTTCGAGTACAG GCACGTGATGCTGCCCAAGGATATAGCCAAGCGCGTTCCGAAGACGCACCTAATGTCGGAAACAGAGTGGAGGAACCTCGGTGTCCAGCAGAGTCAGGGCTGGGTGCACTACATGATTCACCAGCCTG AGCCCCACATCCTGCTATTCAGACGCCCTCGACCGCCTGTGGCCTCACAGTGA
- the cks1b gene encoding cyclin-dependent kinases regulatory subunit 1 isoform X3 has translation MSQKQIYYSDKYDDEKFEYRHVMLPKDIAKRVPKTHLMSETEWRNLGVQQSQGWVHYMIHQPEPHILLFRRPRPPVASQ, from the exons ATGTCACAGAAGCAGATTTACTACTCGGATAAATACGACGATGAAAAGTTCGAGTACAG GCACGTGATGCTGCCCAAGGATATAGCCAAGCGCGTTCCGAAGACGCACCTAATGTCGGAAACAGAGTGGAGGAACCTCGGTGTCCAGCAGAGTCAGGGCTGGGTGCACTACATGATTCACCAGCCTG AGCCCCACATCCTGCTATTCAGACGCCCTCGACCGCCTGTGGCCTCACAGTGA
- the LOC125718993 gene encoding lens epithelial cell protein LEP503, translating into MHARAIPYSWGQNLRNAALGIARGKNFLGSSFAYSFFQWLKDCLYLLLCCWCIKEVLD; encoded by the coding sequence ATGCATGCCCGGGCTATACCTTACTCATGGGGGCAGAATCTCCGCAATGCTGCCCTTGGCATAGcaaggggcaagaatttcttgGGGAGTAGCTTTGCATACAGCTTCTTCCAATGGCTGAAGGATTGCCTATACCTCTTGCTCTGTTGCTGGTGCATCAAGGAGGTCCTGGACTGA